A genome region from Streptomyces antimycoticus includes the following:
- a CDS encoding aminotransferase class V-fold PLP-dependent enzyme, which translates to MTAAPSHWTLDPSVVHLNHGSFGAVPRTVQDAQRALREEMETDPDAWFRELPERVGRARAAVARFLRVPADHTALVANASAGVSTVLGSLALPPGAEVLLTDHTYGAVAMGTARAAERAGARVRTLHIPLEATAEEIAAVVEGALREATALVVVDQITSPTARLFPVAEIARLAHAVGAKVLVDGAHAPGMLADPVGLAGAADFWVGNLHKWCCAPRGTAALVARGPDAQDLWPLTDSWGTPDPFPQRFDVQGTLDLTAWLAAPRSLEFIEETYGWDAARERMSKLAEVAQGLLADALGADLTAVGGSEAPAMRLVPLPAGLAADHEASHVLQRAIAAGTGCETAITSWDGRGFLRLSAHLYNTVSDYERLAERLPGVLRA; encoded by the coding sequence ATGACCGCCGCCCCGTCGCACTGGACACTCGATCCCTCGGTCGTCCACCTCAACCACGGCTCGTTCGGCGCCGTGCCGCGCACCGTTCAGGACGCCCAGCGAGCGCTGCGCGAGGAGATGGAGACCGACCCGGACGCGTGGTTCCGTGAGCTGCCCGAGCGGGTGGGCCGGGCGCGGGCCGCCGTGGCGCGGTTTCTGCGGGTCCCGGCGGATCACACCGCCCTGGTGGCCAACGCCAGCGCCGGAGTGAGCACCGTGCTGGGCTCCCTGGCGCTGCCGCCCGGCGCCGAGGTGCTGCTGACCGACCACACCTACGGCGCGGTGGCGATGGGCACGGCACGGGCCGCCGAGCGGGCCGGGGCCCGGGTGCGGACGCTGCACATCCCGCTGGAGGCGACCGCCGAGGAGATCGCGGCCGTCGTCGAGGGGGCGCTGAGGGAGGCCACCGCGCTGGTGGTCGTCGACCAGATCACCTCGCCCACCGCCCGGCTCTTCCCGGTGGCCGAGATCGCCCGGCTCGCCCACGCCGTCGGGGCGAAGGTCCTGGTCGACGGCGCGCACGCGCCCGGCATGCTGGCCGATCCGGTCGGCCTGGCCGGAGCGGCCGACTTCTGGGTCGGCAATCTGCACAAGTGGTGCTGTGCACCGCGCGGTACGGCGGCGCTGGTCGCGCGCGGCCCCGACGCCCAGGACCTGTGGCCGCTCACCGACTCCTGGGGCACCCCGGACCCCTTCCCGCAACGCTTCGACGTCCAGGGCACCTTGGACCTCACCGCCTGGCTCGCGGCGCCGCGCTCGCTGGAGTTCATCGAGGAGACGTACGGCTGGGACGCCGCCCGCGAGCGGATGTCCAAGCTGGCCGAGGTGGCCCAGGGGCTGCTGGCCGACGCCCTGGGCGCGGACCTGACCGCCGTCGGGGGCAGCGAGGCCCCGGCGATGCGGCTGGTCCCGCTGCCCGCCGGGCTCGCCGCCGACCACGAGGCCTCCCATGTGCTGCAGCGCGCGATCGCGGCCGGCACCGGCTGCGAGACCGCGATCACCTCCTGGGATGGCCGGGGCTTCCTGCGGCTCTCGGCCCATCTCTACAACACCGTCTCCGACTACGAGCGACTGGCCGAGCGCCTCCCCGGAGTGCTCAGGGCCTAA
- a CDS encoding APC family permease has product MCGSAAAVSICGSAAWATSHDIMASNAEEAKRPQRTLPIALLSTVAVCAVLYVAVALTVTGMQYYSKLDNAAPITGALKAVGADWAVRIVGIGAICGLTTVVMIMLLGQSRVFLAMSRDRLLPEWFSHVHPVTRSPRRITWTLGLLVAFMTAVLPIGDLAELGNIGMLTSFIVVCIGVVYLRRSRPDLRRGFRTPWVSVVPAVAVLLCLLLVGNLPLITWARFLGWMAAGLLIYLCWGRRHSKVATGELAAGATPGTAEDHAMAEGRKS; this is encoded by the coding sequence ATGTGCGGCTCCGCCGCGGCTGTGTCGATATGCGGCTCCGCCGCGTGGGCGACCAGCCACGACATCATGGCCAGCAACGCCGAGGAGGCCAAGCGGCCGCAGCGCACGCTGCCCATCGCGCTGCTGTCCACCGTCGCCGTCTGCGCCGTGCTCTACGTCGCCGTCGCCCTGACCGTGACCGGGATGCAGTACTACTCCAAGCTGGACAACGCCGCCCCCATCACCGGCGCGCTGAAGGCGGTGGGCGCGGACTGGGCGGTGCGGATCGTGGGCATCGGCGCGATCTGCGGGCTGACCACGGTCGTGATGATCATGCTGCTGGGGCAGAGCCGGGTGTTCCTCGCGATGAGCCGCGACCGGCTGCTGCCCGAATGGTTTTCCCATGTCCACCCGGTCACCCGCAGCCCGCGCCGGATCACCTGGACCCTCGGGCTGCTGGTCGCGTTCATGACGGCGGTGCTCCCCATCGGGGACCTCGCCGAGCTGGGCAACATCGGCATGCTGACCTCCTTCATCGTCGTCTGCATCGGCGTGGTCTACCTGCGCCGCTCCCGCCCTGACCTGCGGCGCGGCTTCCGCACCCCGTGGGTGTCGGTCGTGCCCGCCGTCGCGGTGCTGCTGTGCCTGCTGCTGGTGGGCAATCTGCCGCTGATCACCTGGGCCCGGTTCCTGGGCTGGATGGCCGCCGGACTGCTGATCTACCTGTGCTGGGGCCGTCGGCACAGCAAGGTGGCCACGGGTGAACTCGCCGCGGGGGCCACACCGGGGACGGCGGAGGACCACGCGATGGCCGAGGGCCGAAAGTCCTAG